Proteins encoded in a region of the Mesoflavibacter profundi genome:
- a CDS encoding energy transducer TonB encodes MNLKLLLASTLLFSLLVKAQNLNDEKLMGEWKAVSVNIPNSDEVPQKDALKMVEDAFLNSQFNFKGNKVFRIKFGKLADDRMKELFFLENQNWLIKNDQILIGTENDGFSSMHIVFQENNGKTYFILPMIRLEMLKLSDDVPSQPKAIKTKSTEISERVDYSKVDLVNKEIDKSQIVEFNEIGNPPLASDCKSKWDVEKRKECTNKFIQQHVMRKFNTDLAAEVGLTGKIKIMIEFIIDKNGKAINITANGGPEIMNQNAIEVIGLLPDFRPGTRDGKPINVSYKMPLTFQIVD; translated from the coding sequence ATGAATTTAAAATTATTATTAGCATCAACCTTATTATTTAGCTTATTAGTTAAAGCACAAAATCTGAATGACGAAAAATTAATGGGTGAATGGAAAGCTGTCAGTGTTAACATTCCAAATTCTGACGAAGTTCCACAAAAAGATGCATTAAAAATGGTCGAAGATGCTTTTTTAAACTCACAATTCAATTTTAAAGGGAATAAAGTTTTTAGAATTAAATTTGGGAAACTAGCAGATGACAGAATGAAAGAATTGTTCTTTCTTGAAAATCAAAATTGGTTAATAAAAAATGACCAAATTTTAATTGGGACAGAAAATGACGGATTTTCTTCAATGCACATTGTTTTTCAAGAAAATAATGGTAAAACATACTTCATATTACCAATGATTAGATTGGAAATGCTAAAATTAAGCGATGATGTGCCTTCACAACCAAAAGCAATTAAAACCAAGTCTACAGAAATATCTGAAAGAGTTGATTACTCAAAGGTAGATTTAGTAAATAAAGAAATTGATAAATCTCAAATTGTAGAATTTAATGAAATTGGAAATCCACCTTTAGCGTCTGACTGTAAATCAAAATGGGACGTTGAAAAAAGAAAAGAATGTACAAATAAGTTTATTCAGCAACACGTAATGAGAAAATTTAATACTGACCTTGCTGCTGAAGTTGGACTTACTGGAAAAATAAAAATAATGATTGAGTTTATAATTGACAAAAACGGAAAAGCAATAAACATAACCGCAAATGGAGGACCAGAAATTATGAATCAAAATGCAATTGAAGTTATTGGATTGCTGCCAGATTTTCGACCAGGAACAAGGGATGGAAAACCTATTAATGTTTCTTATAAAATGCCTCTAACTTTTCAAATTGTGGATTAA
- a CDS encoding DUF4365 domain-containing protein, producing the protein MKYHSTNIIGDAGEHLVASRVINYFGFPCRLNNIDIGIDAEIEIIDDSNHSTGQFIKCQIKTTTVEKYSIYIDKIHVEYWNKLKIPVIIFLVHIKTEKIYWHIIDKLEKYGEKNKQFKIEFDKSNSLKKSNKNKFIQISNYQFEKKIEDIIFQSLEKVKEDNQMIKSDNYDLTTFEQFVYHSNKINYDLNRIEKITRKENSLNDFKIKFATELKEINEYLEWVEENKEHILLDNGSDYYDYLEAENYDWE; encoded by the coding sequence GTGAAATACCATTCAACAAACATAATTGGAGACGCTGGAGAACATCTAGTAGCCTCAAGAGTAATTAATTATTTCGGTTTTCCTTGTCGATTAAACAATATTGACATTGGTATTGATGCTGAAATTGAAATTATTGACGATTCTAATCATTCGACTGGACAATTTATCAAGTGCCAAATTAAAACTACAACTGTAGAAAAGTATTCCATTTATATTGACAAAATTCATGTCGAATATTGGAACAAACTCAAAATACCAGTTATAATTTTTCTTGTTCATATAAAAACGGAAAAAATTTATTGGCATATTATTGATAAGCTTGAAAAGTATGGTGAAAAAAATAAGCAGTTTAAAATTGAGTTTGATAAATCTAATTCACTTAAGAAATCAAATAAGAATAAATTTATACAAATAAGCAATTATCAGTTTGAAAAAAAAATTGAGGATATTATTTTTCAGTCTTTAGAAAAGGTCAAAGAAGATAATCAGATGATAAAATCCGATAATTACGACTTAACTACATTTGAACAATTTGTTTATCATTCAAACAAAATAAATTACGATTTAAATAGAATTGAAAAAATCACACGAAAGGAAAATAGTTTGAATGATTTTAAGATAAAATTTGCAACTGAACTAAAAGAAATTAATGAGTATTTAGAATGGGTTGAGGAAAACAAGGAACACATTTTATTAGATAATGGTTCTGATTATTATGATTATCTTGAAGCAGAAAATTATGATTGGGAATAA